The following coding sequences lie in one Apium graveolens cultivar Ventura chromosome 3, ASM990537v1, whole genome shotgun sequence genomic window:
- the LOC141714767 gene encoding protein FAR1-RELATED SEQUENCE 5-like gives MNLVQRERHVNTATRIKTLYNSGVCNCQVMNVIGNIHGGNDKVGFNVQHVRNVLRDQIKKRFDIIDAQAGLNFLHRLNEESVSKYFNRTEFDEENRLKCLVWIDQRCLMAYQNFGDVVAFDTTYRTNRYAMTFVQFTRVNPHYQSVIFGFALMRDEYTSTFKWILHTWLEGVGNKPPLTIITDQDQAMASVIADALPNTTHLLCSWHISQKFPEKLAHYYSAFPEFKTDFNRCIYKSLTEDIFKARWGSFVKKYHLQEHKWLNGLYELKRKRIIAYTRNIFSAL, from the coding sequence ATGAATTTGGTACAACGCGAAAGACATGTCAACACCGCTACCCGGATTAAAACGCTTTATAATTCGGGGGTTTGTAATTGTCAAGTGATGAATGTGATTGGTAACATTCATGGAGGTAATGATAAAGTTGGTTTCAATGTTCAACATGTTAGGAATGTGTTAAGAGACCAAATAAAGAAAAGGTTTGATATTATTGATGCCCAAGCGGGGTTGAACTTTTTGCATAGGTTGAATGAAGAAAGTGTTTCTAAATATTTTAATAGGACCGAATTTGATGAAGAGAATCGTTTGAAGTGTCTAGTATGGATTGATCAGAGATGTTTAATGGCCTACCAAAATTTTGGCGATGTTGTGGCTTTTGATACCACTTATCGGACAAATAGATATGCAATGACATTTGTCCAATTTACCAGAGTCAATCCTCATTATCAATCGGTGATTTTTGGGTTTGCATTGATGCGGGATGAATACACTTCGACTTTTAAGTGGATTCTTCATACTTGGCTTGAAGGTGTGGGGAATAAGCCTCCATTGACTATAATCACGGATCAAGATCAAGCCATGGCAAGTGTTATTGCGGATGCACTCCCGAATACTACCCATTTATTGTGTTCTTGGCACATAAGTCAAAAATTCCCCGAGAAATTAGCTCATTATTATTCGGCTTTTCCGGAATTCAAGACGGACTTCAACCGTTGTATTTATAAATCTCTCACCGAAGATATTTTTAAGGCTAGATGGGGATCGTTTGTGAAAAAGTATCACTTACAAGAGCATAAATGGTTAAATGGGTTATATGAGTTGAAGCGCAAGAGGATTATTGCATATACTAGAAACATATTTTCGGCGTTATAA